TCATGCGGCGCGAAGGTCGTGCTGGACCCCGGCAAAGGAAAGGGAAGCGGAATCAGGGCGTCGATCGATCACGTCGATGACGAGGATATCGTCGTATTTATCGACGCGGACGGGTCCCACGATCCGGAGGATATCCCGAGGCTTGTCAAACCGATCCAGGAGGGAAAGGCCGACCATGTCACCGGTTCGCGGCTTATCGGCGGATCGAGCGAGCTTCACGGCGGATTCGACGAGTTCATGCGGTTGACGGGCAGCTCGTTTATCACCTTCTGCATCAACAGTAAATTCAAGGTACAGCTGAGTGACAGCCAGAACGGGTTCAGGGCGATCCGCGGGGCCGTTCTCAGGGACCTCGGCCTCGAA
This genomic window from Spirochaetales bacterium contains:
- a CDS encoding glycosyltransferase family 2 protein encodes the protein MALIDRLCVVIPAKDEEQSIGEIVRACKKFTNKVIVVDGNSQDKTRDIAASCGAKVVLDPGKGKGSGIRASIDHVDDEDIVVFIDADGSHDPEDIPRLVKPIQEGKADHVTGSRLIGGSSELHGGFDEFMRLTGSSFITFCINSKFKVQLSDSQNGFRAIRGAVLRDLGLESNTTTIEQEMIIKTLKKNYIMGEVPTHEHRRKYGESHIKMSKAFFPYIYSFIKHLYF